The DNA segment TCCTGGCGTTAAAGCCCTGAGAGGGAGTGAAATATATGCCCCTGACGATCACGACACTGCTCTCCGCGTTGATATGCATTACGCTTGCGCCGCTCATTGCCTCGGCCGCGCCTGAAAAAGGTACGGCAGCCGCCGGAGATAAAATGGTCGAGAGGGGAAAGCAGCTCGTGACGGAGGGCAACTGCGATTACTGTCACACGCCGCTGATAGAGACGAAAGAAGGCCCCGTGCCCGATATCAAGAGGAGGCTGTCCGGGCATCCCCAGGACAGGGAGATACCGCGTCTCCCCGATACTGAGGTCGGCTCTACGGAGTGGATAGAGTTCCTGGGCACGCTCGACACGACGGAGTGGGCTGGGCCGTGGGGCCTCGTATTCTCTAAGAACATCACCCCCGACCCGGAAACGGGCATAGGGAAATGGACGGAAGAGATATTCATCGGGACCATGAGGAGCGGAAAACACATAGACCTGAAAAGGGATATTATGCCGCCCATGCCCTGGCAGGACTACGCCCGGCTCCCGGACTATGACCTGAAATCCGTATTCGCCTACCTCATGACGCTCCCCCCGGTGAAGAACGCGGTGCCCAAGCCCGTGCCGATGCCCGGTAAAAAATCGGGAGAGTGATGCGGGCGTTTCCAATGCGCAATCTTATAGATTAAAATAATCCGCTATTCAGCGCCTGAAAGGAGGGCTTCAGCTTGATCAAGAAAATTGTGTGGGCTTCAGACGGTTCCAAGGATTCACTCGACGCTCTCGCTTTCGCGGAGTCGATCGCGCGCCCCCTCGACTCGGAGATAATCGGCCTCTACGTCATCCCAGATTATTTCGAAGTCCGCGCTCTTGACGAGTTCCCGAGCCCGGAGCTCGACCTGCTCGCCGACTGGATAAAGGAAAAGGAATCTAAGGGGAGCGACAGGCTCAAGAACATATCGGAAGAGCTCGCCTCAAAGGGGCTCCGTTTCAGGACACGCATCACGCAGGGCGTGCCGTATTTGAAGATCATAGAAGCCGGCGAAGAGGAAAACGCCGACCTCATAGTGCTCGGGAAAGGGAGGGCGGAGGAAAGGAACCTCCTGGGCGCGACCGCGCTCAAGGTGCTCAGGCGCTCGAGGATACCCGTGCTCATAGTAAGGCGCGACAGCCCGAAAAAGGAGATAAAACGGATACTGGTCCCAACGGACCTCTACAACATAATGTCGAGGGACCTCCAGCTCGCCCTCGGCCTCGCGAGGGACCTCCGGGCGGAGATATACAGTCTCAACATTGTCGCTACGGGGGAAGGGAAATACCCGCCCAAGCTCGTGGAGCTGATGAGGGGGGACGCGTACAACAAGCTCACGGAGCAGGTCGAGGAGGCCAGGCTCGAGGACAGGGTGGAAACCGCCGTAGAGACGGCGAGGAACGCCTGGATAGGGATTATCAACTACGCCAGGGAAAAGAAGATAGACCTTATAATCATGAACACCTACGGGGGATATAAGTTCAGGCGTGAGGACTTCATCGGGAGCGTCGCGGAGAGGGTCGCACAGGAATCCCCATGCCCCGTCGTCACGGTCAAGCCCGTTTAGCTGTCGGTCACAGTACCCGTAATACGGAGCAAGATGTTATCGGCGATAAGAAACAAGCTCTTCGTACCCGTTTTACTGATATTCCTCATAAACATGTTCGGCACTATAGGCTACATGGTCGTGGAGGGATGGAATTTCCGGGACTCCCTCTTCATGACCGTGACCACGCTTACGACCGTCGGTTACGGAGAAGTGCACGACCTCTCCCCCGCGGGCGAGATATTCACAATAGTGCTGCTCACCCTGGGCGTGGGGACCATACTTTATCTCCTCGGCACTCTGGCGAAGATAGTGCTGGAAGGGGAGCTTAAACAGATGATCGGGAGGTCCAGATTGGAAAGGAAAATAAAAGACATCAAAAACCATTATATAGTCTGCGGCTACGGGAGGATGGGCAAGACAATAGTCAGGGAGCTCGCCGGGAAGGGCATGGATATCATAGTCATCGAAAAGGAGCCGGTCGAGACGGCGGGGAACGGCGAGCCCGTGATAATCGAGGGCGACGCTACAAAGGACGACGTGCTCCTCTCGGCCGGCATAGAGAGGGCCTACGGCCTCATATCCGTCCTCCCGACAGACGCCGAGAACCTATTCGTCGTGCTGAGCGCGCGAGGGCTGAACCCCGGCCTCCTCATATATACGCGGGCCGGCGACGAGGGCTCGGAAAAGAAGATATTGAGGGCGGGCGCCGACAGGGTCGTATCCCCTTACCACACGGGAGGGATGAGGATAGCGGGCATGATACTCAAGCCGGCGGTGGTCGATTTCATAGAATACGCCACTACGGCCGGGAACCTCGAGATTCAGCTCGAGGAGGTCGAGATACTGCCGGGCTCCGCTCTCGGCGGCAAGACTCTCGAAGCGTCCGGCATAGGAAGGGACCTCGGCATAATAATAACCGCCGTAAAAAAACCGGACGGGACGATGCATTTCAATCCGACGTCGAGGACGGTGATTGAAACGGGGGATACGCTCATAGCTTTAGGCGAGGTCACTAAGCTGAAGACGCTCGAAGCCATGGCCCGCGGATAGTCGGGCGCAGCGTCAGTCGGCTTCGTAAGAGGCCTCTCCGGCCCTCGCGATAAACCCCCTCGCCTTTACGAGAGCCTCTTCCACGGCTCCCTTCCTGTCGTCTTTATGTCCGGGCACGTTGACTATGACCCTGAGCGACATTATCCTGCCCTTAACGTCCTCCTCCTTCTCGATGTACCCGAACGTGACCTCGGTCGCGTCCCTGTCCGCGTTGTAGCTCGTATCGATCAGGTATAGCGTTGAGTAATCCGACATTCATGCCTCCCTTATCAGCCGTTCGCCGCCGGTATCACGGGTGTAATGGCAACAATTGTACCGTTTCCCGGTCCCGGCGCTGAAAGAAATTTCCGGACGACAACATTACCCTGCGTGTCAGAAAATGCGACAGACGACACCGGAGGGTCGGGCCCGGCCTGCATAACGCCCGGTTTCCCGAGCTTAACGCACATTGCTTACGTGGCATTATTGTTGCAATATTCTATAATAAAATCTTGCATTAAGGACATCCCTCCGAGGAGGTAGGATAAATGACAGGAAAAAGAAAAACCCAGGCCGAGCTGTTGAGCGAGGTCATTAACAGGAACGTCGTGACGATCTCGCCTGCGGCGGCGCTTTCAGAAGCCGCGTACATGATGATGAACGAAGACGTGGGCGCGCTCGTCGTGGTCGACGCCGATATGAGCCCCGTCGGCATGATCACGGACAGGGACCTGGTCGTATCCGCGATGGCCGAAGGCGTGAGCCCGGACGAGGCAACGGTCGAGGAGGTAATGACGAAGGACCCCATAACCGTCGACGAGGATACCGACATATTCGAGATGCTGAGCCTGCTGTCCGAGAATTCGATAAGGAGGCTCCCGGTAACGCGCGGGAGAAAGTTGAAGGGCATAGTGTCGGTCGACGACCTTATAGTCGTCGTGGCGACGGAGCTCGTAAATCTAGCCATGGCGCTCAGCAGCAAATCTAAGGTCCTCTGAGCATGAGTCGGGGACACAACGGGAGATATTGTGGTAGAATTAATTGTCCCGGAGGGGCCTTACTTCAGGAAGCGGGAAATAATTCTTCAAAGCGAGACTGACATGGAAATGAACAGGATTCTCTGGGCCACGGACGGATCGGGTGAAGCCGAGCTCGCGCTTGAGTACGCGAAATACATTGCGAGGCTGTCAGGCGCCGAGATAATAGGCGTTCACGTAATTCCTCTACCGGTACAGCTCCTCTTCGAATCCCTGAGAGAAGAGGACGAGAAATTCCACGAGTGGCAGTCCGGGGTCGAGAGAAGGGTGAGCGACAGGTTCGTCGAGGTGAGGAACGAGCTCCTTCATCTGGGAATAAAGTTCGACGGCGTCATACTCAAAGGGATACCAAGCGACAAGATAAGGGAGTTCTCCCGTCTGAGAAAGGCCGACATTATAGTAATGGGGAAACAGGGGCACGGCATCATAGAGAGCATGATGGTCGGAAGCGAGACCGTGAAAGTGCTTAAGTCTTCCCACATCCCGGTGCTCGCCGTCAAGAGGACCGGCCCCGGAAACGATATCAAGATAAGCAAAATAATTGTCCCGATAGACCTTGCCGACGAGAACGAGACGGCGCTTGACTACGCCCTCGGCCTCTCGGGCTTGACAGGGGCGGACGTTACGGCCGTATACGCTCTCAGGCTCGATATGTACGCACAGGACATGCCGGCCGGGGCGCTCGACATCGTCATAAAGCAGTCTGCAAAGGAGCTCCGGGAGAGGGTGGACAGGATCAAGGACAAATACGAGAGCGGGCACGGCGTCACTCCGATCAGCGGGATAAAGACCGAAGTCATACACGGGCTCAGCCCCGCCATATCGATCGCCAATTACGCATCGAGGCAGCATGCCGACCTGATAGTCATCAACACGCACGCGAGGACGGGGCTCAAAAGGCTCGTGCTCGGCAGCGTCACGGAGAGGCTTATCCCGGAGGCCCCCTGCTCCGTTTTGTCGTTAAGGCCGTAAGAAAATTCATCCGCGGGAACAGATGCCTGGAAGTCAAAACCTGAACAGACAGGACCTGATCGAATTTCTGCTCGAGCCCTCTTCGTATCCGCACAGACCCTCCGGGGTCACGCACCTCCAGACGCACATATCCGACGTATTCATTGCCCCGCCGTACGTTTACAAGATAAAAAAGCCTGTGGACCTCGGCTTCCTCGATTTCACGACGCTCGAGAAAAGAAAGCATTTCTGCACTGTGGAGGTCGAGCTCAACAGGAGGCTCTGCTCAGGCGTTTACCTGGGAGTCGAGACGATAACGTTCTCCGAGGGCAGGCTCGCGTTAGGCGGCTCCGGCGAGGCCGTGGAATACGCCGTCAGGATGAAGGAGCTTCCGGAGAGCGGGTTCCTGCTCAACATGCTCGGGCGAGGCGGTATAGGCGAAGAGGACATGAGGAGGCTCGCCCGGAGGCTCGTCGATTTCTACGCCTCTCAGCCCCGTAGCGACGAGATCGCCACGTACGGGCAGCCCTGGAGGATAAGGGTGAACATAGACGAGAACCTCTCGCTCACGGGAAGGTTCGTCGGCGTCACGATCTCGCGGCCAGCTTACGAAGCCGTCCGTTACTTCAACGAGCGGTTCTTCGGGGAGAACCGCGAGACGTTCTTGAAGCGCATCGAAGACGGTTTCATAAAGGACTGCCACGGCGACCTCCACCTCGACCATATCAACATCAATCCCGAAGGCATATGCATAT comes from the Thermodesulfobacteriota bacterium genome and includes:
- a CDS encoding diheme cytochrome c-553, with translation MPLTITTLLSALICITLAPLIASAAPEKGTAAAGDKMVERGKQLVTEGNCDYCHTPLIETKEGPVPDIKRRLSGHPQDREIPRLPDTEVGSTEWIEFLGTLDTTEWAGPWGLVFSKNITPDPETGIGKWTEEIFIGTMRSGKHIDLKRDIMPPMPWQDYARLPDYDLKSVFAYLMTLPPVKNAVPKPVPMPGKKSGE
- a CDS encoding universal stress protein, translating into MIKKIVWASDGSKDSLDALAFAESIARPLDSEIIGLYVIPDYFEVRALDEFPSPELDLLADWIKEKESKGSDRLKNISEELASKGLRFRTRITQGVPYLKIIEAGEEENADLIVLGKGRAEERNLLGATALKVLRRSRIPVLIVRRDSPKKEIKRILVPTDLYNIMSRDLQLALGLARDLRAEIYSLNIVATGEGKYPPKLVELMRGDAYNKLTEQVEEARLEDRVETAVETARNAWIGIINYAREKKIDLIIMNTYGGYKFRREDFIGSVAERVAQESPCPVVTVKPV
- a CDS encoding potassium channel protein — protein: MLSAIRNKLFVPVLLIFLINMFGTIGYMVVEGWNFRDSLFMTVTTLTTVGYGEVHDLSPAGEIFTIVLLTLGVGTILYLLGTLAKIVLEGELKQMIGRSRLERKIKDIKNHYIVCGYGRMGKTIVRELAGKGMDIIVIEKEPVETAGNGEPVIIEGDATKDDVLLSAGIERAYGLISVLPTDAENLFVVLSARGLNPGLLIYTRAGDEGSEKKILRAGADRVVSPYHTGGMRIAGMILKPAVVDFIEYATTAGNLEIQLEEVEILPGSALGGKTLEASGIGRDLGIIITAVKKPDGTMHFNPTSRTVIETGDTLIALGEVTKLKTLEAMARG
- a CDS encoding CBS domain-containing protein; the encoded protein is MTGKRKTQAELLSEVINRNVVTISPAAALSEAAYMMMNEDVGALVVVDADMSPVGMITDRDLVVSAMAEGVSPDEATVEEVMTKDPITVDEDTDIFEMLSLLSENSIRRLPVTRGRKLKGIVSVDDLIVVVATELVNLAMALSSKSKVL
- a CDS encoding universal stress protein encodes the protein MVELIVPEGPYFRKREIILQSETDMEMNRILWATDGSGEAELALEYAKYIARLSGAEIIGVHVIPLPVQLLFESLREEDEKFHEWQSGVERRVSDRFVEVRNELLHLGIKFDGVILKGIPSDKIREFSRLRKADIIVMGKQGHGIIESMMVGSETVKVLKSSHIPVLAVKRTGPGNDIKISKIIVPIDLADENETALDYALGLSGLTGADVTAVYALRLDMYAQDMPAGALDIVIKQSAKELRERVDRIKDKYESGHGVTPISGIKTEVIHGLSPAISIANYASRQHADLIVINTHARTGLKRLVLGSVTERLIPEAPCSVLSLRP